One region of Rattus norvegicus strain BN/NHsdMcwi chromosome 13, GRCr8, whole genome shotgun sequence genomic DNA includes:
- the Ptprv gene encoding receptor-type tyrosine-protein phosphatase V isoform X2, translating to MRPLILLAALLWLQGFLAEDDACSSLEGSPDRQGGGSPEGQQLQAHTNESGFEFHGLVPGSRYQLKLTVLRPCWQNVTITLTARTAPTVVRGLQLHSAGSPARLEASWSDAPGDQDSYQLLLYHLESQTLACNVSVSPDTLSYSFGDLLPGTQYVLEVITWAGSLHAKTSILQWTEPVPPDHLALRALGTSSLQAFWNSSEGATSFRLMLTDLLGGTNTTAVIRQGVSTHTFLHLSPGTPHELKICASAGPHQIWGPSATEWTYPSYPSDLVLTPLRNELWASWKAGLGARDGYVLKLSGPMESTSTLGPEECNAVFPGPLPPGHYTLQLKVLAGPYDAWVEGSTWLAESAALPREVPGARLWLDGLEASKQPGRRALLYSDDAPGSLGNISVPSGATHVIFCGLVPGAHYRVDIASSTGDISQSISGYTSPLPPQSLEVISRSSPSDLTIAWGPAPGQLEGYKVTWHQDGSQRSPGDLVDLGPDTLSLTLKSLVPGSCYTVSAWAWAGNLSSDSQKIHSCTRPAPPTNLSLGFAHQPAALKASWYHPPGGRDAFHLRLYRLRPLTLESEKVLPREAQNFSWAQLTAGCEFQVQLSTLWGSERSSSANATGWTPPSAPTLVNVTSDAPTQLQVSWAHVPGGRSRYQVTLYQESTRTATSIMGPKEDGTSFLGLTPGTKYKVEVISWAGPLYTAAANVSAWTYPLIPNELLVSMQAGSAVVNLAWPSGPLGQGACHAQLSDAGHLSWEQPLKLGQELFMLRDLTPGHTISMSVRCRAGPLQASTHLVVLSVEPGPVEDVLCHPEATYLALNWTMPAGDVDVCLVVVERLVPGGGTHFVFQVNTSGDALLLPNLMPTTSYRLSLTVLGRNSRWSRAVSLVCSTSAEAWHPPELAEPPQVELGTGMGVTVMRGMFGKDDGQIQWYGIIATINMTLAQPSREAINYTWYDHYYRGCESFLALLFPNPFYPEPWAGPRSWTVPVGTEDCDNTQEICNGRLKSGFQYRFSVVAFSRLNTPETILAFSAFSEPRASISLAIIPLTVMLGAVVGSIVIVCAVLCLLRWRCLKGPRSEKDGFSKELMPYNLWRTHRPIPIHSFRQSYEAKSAHAHQTFFQEFEELKEVGKDQPRLEAEHPDNIIKNRYPHVLPYDHSRVRLTQLPGEPHSDYINANFIPGYSHTQEIIATQGPLKKTLEDFWRLVWEQQVHVIIMLTVGMENGRVLCEHYWPANSTPVTHGHITIHLLAEEPEDEWTRREFQLQHGTEQKQRRVKQLQFTTWPDHSVPEAPSSLLAFVELVQEQVQATQGKGPILVHCSAGVGRTGTFVALLRLLRQLEEEKVADVFNTVYILRLHRPLMIQTLSQYIFLHSCLLNKILEGPPDSSDSGPISVMDFAQACAKRAANANAGFLKEYKLLKQAIKDGTGSLLPPPDYNQNSIVSRRHSQEQFALVEECPEDSMLEASLFPGGPSGCDHVVLTGSAGPKELWEMVWEHDAHVLVSLGLPDTKEKPPDIWPVEMQPIVTDMVTVHRVSESNTTTGWPSTLFRVIHGESGKERQVQCLQFPCSESGCELPANTLLTFLDAVGQCCFRGKSKKPGTLLSHSSKNTNQLGTFLAMEQLLQQAGTERTVDVFNVALKQSQACGLMTPTLEQYIYLYNCLNSALLNGLPRAGKWPAPC from the exons ATGAGGCCCCTGATTCTGTTAGCTGCCCTCCTCTGGCTCCAGGGCTTTTTGGCCGAG GACGACGCATGCTCATCCTTGGAAGGGAGCCCAGACAGGCAGGGTGGAG GTTCTCCAGAAGGGCAACAGCTCCAGGCTCACACAAATGAGTCCGGCTTTGAGTTCCATGGCCTGGTGCCAGGGAGTCGCTACCAGCTAAAACTGACTGTCCTAAGACCCTGTTGGCAGAATGTCACAATTACCCTCACTGCCCGAACTG CCCCGACAGTGGTCCGTGGACTGCAGCTGCATAGCGCTGGGAGCCCAGCCAGGCTGGAAGCCTCGTGGAGTGATGCCCCTGGAGATCAAGACAGCTACCAACTTCTCCTCTACCACCTGGAATCCCAAACTCTGGCATGCAATGTCTCTGTGTCCCCTGACACCCTGTCTTACAGTTTTGGCGACCTTTTGCCAGGTACTCAGTATGTCTTGGAGGTTatcacctgggctggcagtctcCATGCGAAGACTAGTATCCTCCAGTGGACAG agcctgtccctcctgaTCACCTAGCACTACGTGCCTTGGGTACCAGTAGCCTGCAAGCCTTCTGGAACAGCTCTGAAGGGGCCACCTCGTTTCGCCTGATGCTCACAGACCTCCTCGGGGGCACCAACACGACTGCGGTGATCAGAcaaggggtctcgacccacacCTTTCTTCACCTATCTCCGGGTACACCTCATGAGCTGAAGATTTGTGCTTCTGCTGGGCCCCACCAGATCTGGGGACCCAGTGCCACCGAGTGGACCT ATCCCTCTTACCCATCTGACCTGGTGCTGACTCCCTTACGGAATGAGCTCTGGGCCAGCTGGAAGGCAGGGCTGGGAGCCCGGGACGGCTATGTACTGAAGTTAAGTGGGCCAATGGAGAGTACGTCTACCCTGGGCCCGGAAGAGTGCAATGCAGTCTTCCCAGGGCCCCTGCCTCCGGGACACTACACTTTGCAGCTGAAGGTTCTAGCTGGACCTTATGATGCCTGGGTGGAGGGCAGTACCTGGCTGGCTG AATCTGCTGCCCTTCCCAGGGAGGTCCCTGGTGCCAGACTGTGGCTAGATGGACTGGAAGCTTCCAAGCAGCCTGGGAGACGGGCGCTACTCTATTCTGACGATGCCCCAGGCTCCCTAGGGAacatctctgtgccctctggtgcCACTCACGTCATTTTCTGTGGCCTGGTACCTGGAGCCCACTATAGGGTGGACATTGCCTCATCCACGGGGGACATCTCTCAGAGCATCTCAGGCTATACAA GTCCCCTGCCACCGCAGTCACTGGAGGTCATCAGCAGGAGCAGCCCATCTGACCTGACTATTGCTTGGGGTCCAGCACCAGGGCAGCTGGAAGGTTATAAGGTTACCTGGCATCAGGATGGCAGCCAGAGGTCTCCTGGCGACCTTGTTGACTTGGGCCCTGACACTTTGAGCCTGACTCTGAAATCTCTGGTACCCGGCTCCTGCTACACCGTGTCAGCATGGGCCTGGGCCGGGAACCTCAGCTCTGACTCTCAGAAGATTCACAGCTGCACCC GCCCCGCTCCTCCCACCAACCTGAGTCTGGGCTTTGCCCACCAGCCTGCGGCACTGAAGGCTTCCTGGTATCACCCACCGGGTGGCAGGGATGCCTTTCACTTACGGCTTTACAGGCTGAGGCCTCTGACACTGGAAAGTGAGAAGGTCCTACCTCGGGAGGCCCAGAACTTCTCCTGGGCCCAGCTGACTGCAGGCTGTGAGTTCCAGGTACAGCTGTCTACCTTGTGGGGGTCTGAGAGAAGCAGCAGTGCCAACGCCACAGGCTGGACAC ccccttcagctcctacactGGTAAACGTGACCAGCGATGCTCCTACCCAGCTCCAAGTATCCTGGGCCCACGTTCCTGGGGGCCGGAGCCGCTACCAAGTGACCCTATACCAGGAGAGTACCCGGACAGCCACCAGCATCATGGGGCCCAAGGAAGATGGCACGAGCTTTTTGGGTTTGACTCCTGGCACTAAGTACAAGGTGGAAGTCATCTCTTGGGCTGGGCCCCTCTACACTGCAGCAGCCAACGTTTCTGCCTGGACCT ACCCACTCATACCCAATGAGCTGCTCGTGTCAATGCAGGCAGGCAGTGCTGTGGTTAACCTGGCCTGGCCCAGTGGTCCCCTGGGGCAAGGGGCATGCCACGCCCAACTCTCAGATGCTGGACACCTCTCATGGGAGCAACCCCTGAAACTAGGCCAAGAGCTCTTCATGCTAAGGGATCTCACACCAGGACATACCATCTCGATGTCAGTGAGGTGTCGGGCAGGGCCGCTCCAGGCCTCTACGCACCTTGTGGTGCTGTCTGTGG AGCCTGGCCCTGTGGAAGATGTGCTCTGTCATCCAGAGGCCACCTACCTGGCCCTGAACTGGACGATGCCTGCTGGAGACGTGGATGTCTGTCTGGTGGTGGTAGAGCGGCTGGTGCCGGGAGGGGGCACTCATTTTGTCTTCCAGGTCAACACCTCAGGGGATGCTCTTCTGTTGCCCAACTTGATGCCCACCACTTCTTACCGCCTTAGCCTCACCGTTCTGGGCAGGAATAGTCGGTGGAGCCGGGCGGTTTCCCTGGTGTGCAGTACTTCTGCTGAGG CTTGGCACCCCCCAGAGCTAGCTGAGCCCCCCCAGGTGGAGCTGGGGACAGGGATGGGTGTGACAGTCATGCGTGGCATGTTTGGTAAAGATGACGGGCAGATCCAGTGGTATGGCATAATTGCCACCATCAACATGACGC TGGCCCAGCCTTCCCGGGAAGCCATCAATTACACATGGTATGACCACTACTATAGAGGATGTGAGTCCTTCCTGGCTCTCCTGTTCCCAAACCCCTTCTACCCAGAGCCTTGGGCTGGGCCAAGATCCTGGACAGTACCTGTGGGTACTGAGGACTGTGACAACACCCAAGAGATATGCAATGGGCGTCTCAAGTCAGGCTTCCAGTATAG GTTCAGCGTTGTGGCCTTTAGTAGGCTCAACACTCCAGAGACCATCCTCGCCTTCTCGGCCTTCTCAG AGCCCCGGGCCAGCATCTCTCTGGCGATCATTCCCCTGACAGTTATGCTGGGGGCTGTGGTGGGCAGCATTGTCATTGTGTGTGCAGTGCTATGCTTGCTCCGCTGGCGGTGCCTGAAGGGACCAAG ATCAGAGAAGGATGGCTTTTCCAAGGAGCTGATGCCTTACAACCTGTG GCGGACCCATCGGCCTATCCCCATCCATAGCTTCCGGCAGAGCTATGAGGCCAAGAGCGCACATGCACACCAGACCTTCTTCCAGGAATTTGAG GAGTTGAAGGAGGTAGGCAAGGACCAGCCCCGACTAGAGGCTGAGCATCCGGACAACATCATCAAGAACCGGTACCCACACGTGCTGCCCT ATGACCACTCCAGGGTCAGGCTGACCCAGCTACCAGGAGAGCCTCATTCTGACTACATCAATGCCAACTTCATCCCA GGCTATAGCCACACACAGGAGATCATTGCCACCCAGGGGCCTCTCAAAAAGACGCTAGAGGACTTCTGGCGGTTGGTATGGGAGCAGCAAGTCCACGTGATCATCATGCTGACTGTGGGCATGGAGAACGGGCGG GTACTGTGTGAGCACTACTGGCCAGCCAACTCCACGCCTGTTACTCACGGTCACATCACCATCCACCTCCTGGCAGAGGAGCCTGAGGATGAGTGGACCAGGAGGGAATTCCAGCTGCAGCAC ggTACTGAGCAAAAACAGAGGCGAGTGAAGCAGCTGCAGTTCACTACCTGGCCAGACCACAGTGTCCCGGAGGCTCCCAGCTCTCTGCTCGCTTTTGTAGAACTGGTACAGGAGCAGGTGCAGGCCACTCAGGGCAAGGGACCCATCCTGGTGCATTGCAG TGCTGGCGTGGGGAGGACAGGCACCTTTGTGGCTCTCTTGCGGCTACTGCGACAACTAGAGGAAGAGAAGGTGGCCGATGTGTTCAACACTGTGTACATACTCCGGTTGCACCGGCCCCTCATGATCCAGACCCTG AGTCAATACATCTTCCTGCACAGTTGCCTGCTGAACAAGATTCTGGAAGGGCCCCCTGACAGCTCCGA ctcCGGCCCCATCTCTGTGATGGATTTTGCACAGGCTTGTGCCAAGAGGGCAGCCAACGCCAATGCTGGTTTCTTGAAGGAGTACAAG CTCCTGAAGCAGGCCATCAAGGATGGGACTGGCTCTCTGCTGCCCCCTCCTGACTATAATCAGAACAGCATTGTCTCCC GTCGTCATTCTCAGGAGCAGTTCGCCCTGGTGGAGGAGTGCCCTGAGGATAGCATGCTGGAAGCCTCACTCTTCCCT GGTGGTCCGTCTGGTTGTGATCATGTGGTGCTGACTGGCTCAGCCGGAccaaaggaactctgggaaatgGTGTGGGAGCATGATGCCCATGTGCTCGTCTCCCTGGGCCTGCCTGATACCAAGGAGAAG CCACCAGACATCTGGCCAGTGGAGATGCAGCCTATTGTCACAGACATGGTGACAGTGCACAGAGTGTCTGAGAGCAACACAACAACTGGCTGGCCCAGCACCCTCTTCAGAGTCATACAC GGGGAGAGTGGAAAGGAAAGGCAGGTTCAATGCCTGCAATTTCCATGCTCTGAGTCTGGGTGTGAGCTCCCAGCTAACACCCTACTGACCTTCCTTGATGCTGTGGGCCAGTGCTGCTTCCGGGGCAAGAGCAAGAAGCCAGGGACCCTGCTCAGCCACTCCAG CAAAAACACAAACCAGCTGGGCACCTTCTTGGCTATGGAACAGCTGTTACAGCAAGCAGGGACAGAGCGCACAGTGGACGTCTTCAATGTGGCCCTGAAGCAGTCACAGGCCTGCGGCCTTATGACCCCAACACTG GAGCAGTATATCTACCTCTACAACTGTCTGAACAGCGCACTGCTGAACGGGCTGCCCAGAGCTGGGAAGTGGCCTGCGCCCTGCTAG
- the Ptprv gene encoding receptor-type tyrosine-protein phosphatase V isoform X3, whose amino-acid sequence MRPLILLAALLWLQGFLAEDDACSSLEGSPDRQGGGPLLSVNVSSHGKSTSLFLSWVAAELGGFDYALSLRSVNSSGSPEGQQLQAHTNESGFEFHGLVPGSRYQLKLTVLRPCWQNVTITLTARTAPTVVRGLQLHSAGSPARLEASWSDAPGDQDSYQLLLYHLESQTLACNVSVSPDTLSYSFGDLLPGTQYVLEVITWAGSLHAKTSILQWTEPVPPDHLALRALGTSSLQAFWNSSEGATSFRLMLTDLLGGTNTTAVIRQGVSTHTFLHLSPGTPHELKICASAGPHQIWGPSATEWTYPSYPSDLVLTPLRNELWASWKAGLGARDGYVLKLSGPMESTSTLGPEECNAVFPGPLPPGHYTLQLKVLAGPYDAWVEGSTWLAESAALPREVPGARLWLDGLEASKQPGRRALLYSDDAPGSLGNISVPSGATHVIFCGLVPGAHYRVDIASSTGDISQSISGYTSPLPPQSLEVISRSSPSDLTIAWGPAPGQLEGYKVTWHQDGSQRSPGDLVDLGPDTLSLTLKSLVPGSCYTVSAWAWAGNLSSDSQKIHSCTRPAPPTNLSLGFAHQPAALKASWYHPPGGRDAFHLRLYRLRPLTLESEKVLPREAQNFSWAQLTAGCEFQVQLSTLWGSERSSSANATGWTPPSAPTLVNVTSDAPTQLQVSWAHVPGGRSRYQVTLYQESTRTATSIMGPKEDGTSFLGLTPGTKYKVEVISWAGPLYTAAANVSAWTYPLIPNELLVSMQAGSAVVNLAWPSGPLGQGACHAQLSDAGHLSWEQPLKLGQELFMLRDLTPGHTISMSVRCRAGPLQASTHLVVLSVEPGPVEDVLCHPEATYLALNWTMPAGDVDVCLVVVERLVPGGGTHFVFQVNTSGDALLLPNLMPTTSYRLSLTVLGRNSRWSRAVSLVCSTSAEAWHPPELAEPPQVELGTGMGVTVMRGMFGKDDGQIQWYGIIATINMTLAQPSREAINYTWFSVVAFSRLNTPETILAFSAFSEPRASISLAIIPLTVMLGAVVGSIVIVCAVLCLLRWRCLKGPRSEKDGFSKELMPYNLWRTHRPIPIHSFRQSYEAKSAHAHQTFFQEFEELKEVGKDQPRLEAEHPDNIIKNRYPHVLPYDHSRVRLTQLPGEPHSDYINANFIPGYSHTQEIIATQGPLKKTLEDFWRLVWEQQVHVIIMLTVGMENGRVLCEHYWPANSTPVTHGHITIHLLAEEPEDEWTRREFQLQHGTEQKQRRVKQLQFTTWPDHSVPEAPSSLLAFVELVQEQVQATQGKGPILVHCSAGVGRTGTFVALLRLLRQLEEEKVADVFNTVYILRLHRPLMIQTLSQYIFLHSCLLNKILEGPPDSSDSGPISVMDFAQACAKRAANANAGFLKEYKLLKQAIKDGTGSLLPPPDYNQNSIVSRRHSQEQFALVEECPEDSMLEASLFPGGPSGCDHVVLTGSAGPKELWEMVWEHDAHVLVSLGLPDTKEKPPDIWPVEMQPIVTDMVTVHRVSESNTTTGWPSTLFRVIHGESGKERQVQCLQFPCSESGCELPANTLLTFLDAVGQCCFRGKSKKPGTLLSHSSKNTNQLGTFLAMEQLLQQAGTERTVDVFNVALKQSQACGLMTPTLEQYIYLYNCLNSALLNGLPRAGKWPAPC is encoded by the exons ATGAGGCCCCTGATTCTGTTAGCTGCCCTCCTCTGGCTCCAGGGCTTTTTGGCCGAG GACGACGCATGCTCATCCTTGGAAGGGAGCCCAGACAGGCAGGGTGGAG GTCCACTTCTGAGTGTGAACGTCAGTAGCCATGGAAAGTCTACCAGCCTGTTTCTGAGCTGGGTAGCTGCAGAGCTGGGCGGATTTGACTATGCCCTCAGCCTCAGGAGTGTGAACTCCTCAGGTTCTCCAGAAGGGCAACAGCTCCAGGCTCACACAAATGAGTCCGGCTTTGAGTTCCATGGCCTGGTGCCAGGGAGTCGCTACCAGCTAAAACTGACTGTCCTAAGACCCTGTTGGCAGAATGTCACAATTACCCTCACTGCCCGAACTG CCCCGACAGTGGTCCGTGGACTGCAGCTGCATAGCGCTGGGAGCCCAGCCAGGCTGGAAGCCTCGTGGAGTGATGCCCCTGGAGATCAAGACAGCTACCAACTTCTCCTCTACCACCTGGAATCCCAAACTCTGGCATGCAATGTCTCTGTGTCCCCTGACACCCTGTCTTACAGTTTTGGCGACCTTTTGCCAGGTACTCAGTATGTCTTGGAGGTTatcacctgggctggcagtctcCATGCGAAGACTAGTATCCTCCAGTGGACAG agcctgtccctcctgaTCACCTAGCACTACGTGCCTTGGGTACCAGTAGCCTGCAAGCCTTCTGGAACAGCTCTGAAGGGGCCACCTCGTTTCGCCTGATGCTCACAGACCTCCTCGGGGGCACCAACACGACTGCGGTGATCAGAcaaggggtctcgacccacacCTTTCTTCACCTATCTCCGGGTACACCTCATGAGCTGAAGATTTGTGCTTCTGCTGGGCCCCACCAGATCTGGGGACCCAGTGCCACCGAGTGGACCT ATCCCTCTTACCCATCTGACCTGGTGCTGACTCCCTTACGGAATGAGCTCTGGGCCAGCTGGAAGGCAGGGCTGGGAGCCCGGGACGGCTATGTACTGAAGTTAAGTGGGCCAATGGAGAGTACGTCTACCCTGGGCCCGGAAGAGTGCAATGCAGTCTTCCCAGGGCCCCTGCCTCCGGGACACTACACTTTGCAGCTGAAGGTTCTAGCTGGACCTTATGATGCCTGGGTGGAGGGCAGTACCTGGCTGGCTG AATCTGCTGCCCTTCCCAGGGAGGTCCCTGGTGCCAGACTGTGGCTAGATGGACTGGAAGCTTCCAAGCAGCCTGGGAGACGGGCGCTACTCTATTCTGACGATGCCCCAGGCTCCCTAGGGAacatctctgtgccctctggtgcCACTCACGTCATTTTCTGTGGCCTGGTACCTGGAGCCCACTATAGGGTGGACATTGCCTCATCCACGGGGGACATCTCTCAGAGCATCTCAGGCTATACAA GTCCCCTGCCACCGCAGTCACTGGAGGTCATCAGCAGGAGCAGCCCATCTGACCTGACTATTGCTTGGGGTCCAGCACCAGGGCAGCTGGAAGGTTATAAGGTTACCTGGCATCAGGATGGCAGCCAGAGGTCTCCTGGCGACCTTGTTGACTTGGGCCCTGACACTTTGAGCCTGACTCTGAAATCTCTGGTACCCGGCTCCTGCTACACCGTGTCAGCATGGGCCTGGGCCGGGAACCTCAGCTCTGACTCTCAGAAGATTCACAGCTGCACCC GCCCCGCTCCTCCCACCAACCTGAGTCTGGGCTTTGCCCACCAGCCTGCGGCACTGAAGGCTTCCTGGTATCACCCACCGGGTGGCAGGGATGCCTTTCACTTACGGCTTTACAGGCTGAGGCCTCTGACACTGGAAAGTGAGAAGGTCCTACCTCGGGAGGCCCAGAACTTCTCCTGGGCCCAGCTGACTGCAGGCTGTGAGTTCCAGGTACAGCTGTCTACCTTGTGGGGGTCTGAGAGAAGCAGCAGTGCCAACGCCACAGGCTGGACAC ccccttcagctcctacactGGTAAACGTGACCAGCGATGCTCCTACCCAGCTCCAAGTATCCTGGGCCCACGTTCCTGGGGGCCGGAGCCGCTACCAAGTGACCCTATACCAGGAGAGTACCCGGACAGCCACCAGCATCATGGGGCCCAAGGAAGATGGCACGAGCTTTTTGGGTTTGACTCCTGGCACTAAGTACAAGGTGGAAGTCATCTCTTGGGCTGGGCCCCTCTACACTGCAGCAGCCAACGTTTCTGCCTGGACCT ACCCACTCATACCCAATGAGCTGCTCGTGTCAATGCAGGCAGGCAGTGCTGTGGTTAACCTGGCCTGGCCCAGTGGTCCCCTGGGGCAAGGGGCATGCCACGCCCAACTCTCAGATGCTGGACACCTCTCATGGGAGCAACCCCTGAAACTAGGCCAAGAGCTCTTCATGCTAAGGGATCTCACACCAGGACATACCATCTCGATGTCAGTGAGGTGTCGGGCAGGGCCGCTCCAGGCCTCTACGCACCTTGTGGTGCTGTCTGTGG AGCCTGGCCCTGTGGAAGATGTGCTCTGTCATCCAGAGGCCACCTACCTGGCCCTGAACTGGACGATGCCTGCTGGAGACGTGGATGTCTGTCTGGTGGTGGTAGAGCGGCTGGTGCCGGGAGGGGGCACTCATTTTGTCTTCCAGGTCAACACCTCAGGGGATGCTCTTCTGTTGCCCAACTTGATGCCCACCACTTCTTACCGCCTTAGCCTCACCGTTCTGGGCAGGAATAGTCGGTGGAGCCGGGCGGTTTCCCTGGTGTGCAGTACTTCTGCTGAGG CTTGGCACCCCCCAGAGCTAGCTGAGCCCCCCCAGGTGGAGCTGGGGACAGGGATGGGTGTGACAGTCATGCGTGGCATGTTTGGTAAAGATGACGGGCAGATCCAGTGGTATGGCATAATTGCCACCATCAACATGACGC TGGCCCAGCCTTCCCGGGAAGCCATCAATTACACATG GTTCAGCGTTGTGGCCTTTAGTAGGCTCAACACTCCAGAGACCATCCTCGCCTTCTCGGCCTTCTCAG AGCCCCGGGCCAGCATCTCTCTGGCGATCATTCCCCTGACAGTTATGCTGGGGGCTGTGGTGGGCAGCATTGTCATTGTGTGTGCAGTGCTATGCTTGCTCCGCTGGCGGTGCCTGAAGGGACCAAG ATCAGAGAAGGATGGCTTTTCCAAGGAGCTGATGCCTTACAACCTGTG GCGGACCCATCGGCCTATCCCCATCCATAGCTTCCGGCAGAGCTATGAGGCCAAGAGCGCACATGCACACCAGACCTTCTTCCAGGAATTTGAG GAGTTGAAGGAGGTAGGCAAGGACCAGCCCCGACTAGAGGCTGAGCATCCGGACAACATCATCAAGAACCGGTACCCACACGTGCTGCCCT ATGACCACTCCAGGGTCAGGCTGACCCAGCTACCAGGAGAGCCTCATTCTGACTACATCAATGCCAACTTCATCCCA GGCTATAGCCACACACAGGAGATCATTGCCACCCAGGGGCCTCTCAAAAAGACGCTAGAGGACTTCTGGCGGTTGGTATGGGAGCAGCAAGTCCACGTGATCATCATGCTGACTGTGGGCATGGAGAACGGGCGG GTACTGTGTGAGCACTACTGGCCAGCCAACTCCACGCCTGTTACTCACGGTCACATCACCATCCACCTCCTGGCAGAGGAGCCTGAGGATGAGTGGACCAGGAGGGAATTCCAGCTGCAGCAC ggTACTGAGCAAAAACAGAGGCGAGTGAAGCAGCTGCAGTTCACTACCTGGCCAGACCACAGTGTCCCGGAGGCTCCCAGCTCTCTGCTCGCTTTTGTAGAACTGGTACAGGAGCAGGTGCAGGCCACTCAGGGCAAGGGACCCATCCTGGTGCATTGCAG TGCTGGCGTGGGGAGGACAGGCACCTTTGTGGCTCTCTTGCGGCTACTGCGACAACTAGAGGAAGAGAAGGTGGCCGATGTGTTCAACACTGTGTACATACTCCGGTTGCACCGGCCCCTCATGATCCAGACCCTG AGTCAATACATCTTCCTGCACAGTTGCCTGCTGAACAAGATTCTGGAAGGGCCCCCTGACAGCTCCGA ctcCGGCCCCATCTCTGTGATGGATTTTGCACAGGCTTGTGCCAAGAGGGCAGCCAACGCCAATGCTGGTTTCTTGAAGGAGTACAAG CTCCTGAAGCAGGCCATCAAGGATGGGACTGGCTCTCTGCTGCCCCCTCCTGACTATAATCAGAACAGCATTGTCTCCC GTCGTCATTCTCAGGAGCAGTTCGCCCTGGTGGAGGAGTGCCCTGAGGATAGCATGCTGGAAGCCTCACTCTTCCCT GGTGGTCCGTCTGGTTGTGATCATGTGGTGCTGACTGGCTCAGCCGGAccaaaggaactctgggaaatgGTGTGGGAGCATGATGCCCATGTGCTCGTCTCCCTGGGCCTGCCTGATACCAAGGAGAAG CCACCAGACATCTGGCCAGTGGAGATGCAGCCTATTGTCACAGACATGGTGACAGTGCACAGAGTGTCTGAGAGCAACACAACAACTGGCTGGCCCAGCACCCTCTTCAGAGTCATACAC GGGGAGAGTGGAAAGGAAAGGCAGGTTCAATGCCTGCAATTTCCATGCTCTGAGTCTGGGTGTGAGCTCCCAGCTAACACCCTACTGACCTTCCTTGATGCTGTGGGCCAGTGCTGCTTCCGGGGCAAGAGCAAGAAGCCAGGGACCCTGCTCAGCCACTCCAG CAAAAACACAAACCAGCTGGGCACCTTCTTGGCTATGGAACAGCTGTTACAGCAAGCAGGGACAGAGCGCACAGTGGACGTCTTCAATGTGGCCCTGAAGCAGTCACAGGCCTGCGGCCTTATGACCCCAACACTG GAGCAGTATATCTACCTCTACAACTGTCTGAACAGCGCACTGCTGAACGGGCTGCCCAGAGCTGGGAAGTGGCCTGCGCCCTGCTAG